The Dermacentor albipictus isolate Rhodes 1998 colony unplaced genomic scaffold, USDA_Dalb.pri_finalv2 scaffold_11, whole genome shotgun sequence genome segment TGCAGTCTGTCTGCGACACCAGGCTTGGCATGCCGCCGCCTTACGATAGCGTTGACACTGCGAGCACGGGATACGCGTCCTTGAGGCGAACACGTCGGCGACGATTGATCTTCACCCTGCCAGAGGACAACACCGCAGAACCTTGGAGCGAGCCCACGGCGCGGCATGGCCAGCCCAGCAGTGACCCACTGTTCACCGCCGCCGAAGTCGCCAGCGACAGCGGGAAACGCAGCGGCGCTAACGCGACGTACCTGGCCGAAATGGCGTCGGCGGCCGGCATGAAGCGCCAGCGCATCCCTGAAGACTACCGTGAGTGAGAGAGAAACGTTGACATAAGCTGCTTCCGAAGTCTGCCTCCCCGGTGTACTGCCTtctctgcaggaggcagtacGCCGCTTAATACACGAGAACACTTGAAAAGGACACTGACGAAGAATATTAGGCTAATCTGTAGTATAGTAGGCTTCTGAAGTAGGAAAGCGGCTTCTCGCACCGTGAGAAGACGCTTGGAAaaccaaaaaagaagcaaaaaagaaaaaaagaaggagagatCTAGGAGTGGCGATGCCGGCATAAAGTCCACACCAGAGATAACCATGACATCATTAATTTCGACAACATCTAGTTGAGTTTATGTAATTATTTATCATTAAAGACCGACattgcaatttaaaaaaaaatgaaagaagtcgcagtttaaGGCTTTCCCTGAAAGGCAAAGCCTTGATTGAAATGGCAACTTATTAGAAAGCTATACAAAGCATACCCttttccgcaagcaggatagccgaaagtggacgtggaggagcccgaaaggCGATACTAgtaatgaaatagacttcatactctgtgctaaccctggcatcatacaagatgtggacgtgctcggcaaggtg includes the following:
- the LOC139051397 gene encoding uncharacterized protein, encoding MPPPYDSVDTASTGYASLRRTRRRRLIFTLPEDNTAEPWSEPTARHGQPSSDPLFTAAEVASDSGKRSGANATYLAEMASAAGMKRQRIPEDYRRHQATCTLCRFLDMLVRYCNWACVSLLALLVWLCFWWFS